From a region of the Alnus glutinosa chromosome 1, dhAlnGlut1.1, whole genome shotgun sequence genome:
- the LOC133874250 gene encoding early nodule-specific protein 2-like gives MSTKYCLVLLLGVVLLNSTASLANHHEPSKHDPKSPFHKPPSPPKHKPPTPLDHRDKSFPKHKPPLKGKGEKPPPEHKPPHDGHPERHLVEKPSLDGKPPKRLEKPPPPKHKPPTSSLDKKEKSFPEYKPSPKGKGSEKPPPEHKPPHDHHPGRRLLESSSHEQNSPSLDGKPPKGKREKPPPKHKPPHYHHPGHPSVEDVKDSHDTPQKLKPPTTPEKKLPSFPHKPPHKPPSAN, from the coding sequence atgagtaccaaatattgtctAGTGTTGCTCCTCGGGGTGGTGCTTCTCAACAGCACTGCCTCACTAGCTAACCACCATGAGCCTTCTAAACATGACCCCAAATCTCCATTTCACAAGCCCCCTTCTCCTCCTAAACACAAACCTCCCACCCCACTTGATCACAGGGACAAGTCATTCCCTAAACATAAGCCACCTCTCAAGGGCAAAGGAGAGAAGCCTCCACCAGAACACAAGCCACCACATGATGGTCACCCTGAACGCCATTTAGTTGAAAAACCAAGTTTGGATGGTAAACCCCCTAAGAGATTAGAAAAGCCTCCACCTCCGAAGCACAAGCCACCAACCAGCTCACTTGACAAGAAAGAGAAGTCATTCCCAGAATACAAACCATCTCCTAAGGGTAAGGGATCAGAGAAGCCTCCACCGGAGCACAAGCCACCGCATGATCATCACCCTGGGCGCCGTTTATTGGAGTCGTCTTCCCATGAACAAAATTCACCAAGTTTGGATGGCAAACCTCCAAAGGGTAAGAGAGAGAAGCCACCTCCAAAACACAAACCACCTCATTACCATCACCCTGGACACCCTTCAGTGGAGGATGTCAAAGACTCGCACGACACACCACAAAAGTTGAAGCCTCCAACCACGCCCGAAAAGAAGCTGCCGAGTTTCCCTCACAAGCCACCCCACAAACCTCCATCAGCGAACTGA
- the LOC133874339 gene encoding repetitive proline-rich cell wall protein 2-like, with the protein MSNTHLLVLFLAAVALTATTPSNADYQKPPVPIYKPPVPIHKPPAPPVYIPPPVSKPPPTEHKPPTPPVYIPPPVSKPPPTEHKPPTPPVYIPPPVSKPPPTEHKPPTPPVYIPPPVSKPPPTEHKPPTPPVYTRPPVSKPPPEQKPPTPAYKPPPVVKPPPEQKPPVEKPPTLPPKTGKSPPEYKPPTPVERPQVPEHKPPPKHLPPPPYGHPPPEKGQDPHKPPRKVFPPPPYGKPPTNA; encoded by the coding sequence ATGTCTAACACACACTTGCTAGTGTTGTTTCTTGCCGCCGTGGCTCTCACGGCCACTACTCCCTCCAATGCCGATTACCAAAAGCCACCGGTTCCAATTTACAAACCACCTGTTCCCATTCACAAGCCACCAGCTCCTCCTGTTTACATACCTCCTCCAGTGAGCAAGCCACCACCCACAGAGCATAAGCCACCAACTCCTCCTGTTTACATACCTCCTCCAGTGAGCAAGCCACCACCCACAGAGCATAAGCCACCAACTCCTCCTGTTTACATACCTCCTCCAGTGAGCAAGCCACCACCCACAGAGCATAAGCCACCAACTCCTCCTGTTTACATACCTCCTCCAGTGAGCAAGCCACCACCCACAGAGCATAAGCCACCAACTCCTCCAGTTTACACACGTCCTCCAGTGAGCAAGCCACCCCCAGAGCAGAAGCCACCGACCCCAGCTTATAAACCTCCCCCCGTCGTGAAGCCACCCCCAGAACAAAAGCCACCGGTCGAGAAGCCACCAACTCTACCTCCCAAAACTGGAAAATCTCCACCAGAGTACAAGCCACCAACCCCGGTGGAGAGGCCACAAGTACCAGAACACAAACCACCACCAAAGCACCTGCCACCGCCACCTTACGGACACCCTCCCCCGGAAAAAGGTCAAGATCCTCACAAGCCACCCCGGAAGGTTTTCCCTCCACCACCATACGGGAAGCCACCTACAAATGCCTAG